Proteins from one Leclercia sp. LSNIH1 genomic window:
- a CDS encoding aminoimidazole riboside kinase — translation MNAKVWVLGDAVVDLLPESEGRLLQCPGGAPANVAVGVARLGGNSGFIGRVGGDPFGRYMRHTLQQEQVDVSHMYLDDQHRTSTVVVDLDDQGERTFTFMVRPSADLFLVEEDLPQFAAGQWLHVCSIALSAEPSRSTTFAAMESIRSAGGRVSFDPNIRPDLWQDQALLLACLDRALHMANVVKLSEEELVFISSSNDLAYGIASVTERYQPELLLVTRGKAGVLAAFQQKFTHFNARPVASVDTTGAGDAFVAGLLASLAANGMPTDMTALEPTLTLAQTCGALATTAKGAMTALPYQRDLNRQF, via the coding sequence ATGAATGCAAAAGTTTGGGTTCTGGGCGACGCGGTGGTGGACCTGCTGCCGGAGAGCGAAGGGCGCCTGCTGCAGTGCCCTGGAGGCGCGCCGGCTAACGTGGCGGTAGGGGTTGCCCGCCTTGGCGGCAACAGCGGATTTATCGGCCGCGTCGGCGGTGACCCGTTTGGCCGCTACATGCGTCATACCCTGCAACAGGAGCAGGTCGACGTCAGCCATATGTATCTCGACGATCAGCACCGCACGTCCACTGTGGTCGTCGACCTTGACGACCAGGGGGAACGCACCTTTACCTTTATGGTACGCCCCAGCGCGGACCTGTTCCTGGTTGAAGAAGACCTGCCACAGTTTGCCGCCGGACAGTGGTTGCACGTCTGCTCCATCGCGCTCAGCGCCGAGCCCAGCCGTAGCACTACCTTCGCGGCGATGGAGAGCATCAGGTCTGCCGGCGGTCGGGTCAGCTTTGACCCTAATATTCGTCCCGATCTCTGGCAGGATCAGGCTTTGCTGCTAGCCTGCCTCGATCGCGCTTTGCACATGGCCAACGTGGTAAAGCTATCGGAAGAGGAGCTGGTCTTCATCAGCAGCAGTAATGATTTAGCATACGGAATCGCCAGCGTAACGGAGCGCTATCAGCCAGAATTGCTACTGGTGACCCGGGGCAAAGCGGGGGTGCTTGCCGCGTTTCAGCAGAAGTTTACCCATTTCAACGCCCGGCCTGTGGCCAGCGTGGACACCACCGGCGCGGGAGACGCATTTGTCGCCGGACTGCTCGCCAGCCTTGCGGCTAACGGGATGCCAACGGACATGACCGCACTGGAACCGACACTCACGCTTGCACAGACCTGCGGCGCCCTGGCCACCACAGCCAAAGGTGCGATGACCGCCTTGCCCTATCAGCGCGATCTCAACCGTCAGTTTTAA
- a CDS encoding carbohydrate porin — protein sequence MYRKSTLAMLIALLTSAASAHAQTDISTIEARLNALEKRLQEAENRAQTAENRAGAAEKKVQQLTAQQQKNQNSTQEVAQRTARLEKKADDKSGFEFHGYARSGVIMNDSGASTKSGAYITPAGETGGAIGRLGNQADTYVEMNLEHKQTLDNGATTRFKVMVADGQTSYNDWTASTSDLNVRQAFVELGNLPTFAGPFKGSTLWAGKRFDRDNFDIHWIDSDVVFLAGTGGGIYDVKWNDGLRSNFSLYGRNFGDIDDSSNSVQNYILTMNHFAGPLQMMVSGLRAKDNDERKDSNGNLVKGDAANTGVHALLGLHNDSFYGLRDGSSKTALLYGHGLGAEVKGIGSDGALRPGADTWRIASYGTTPLSENWSVAPAMLAQRSKDRYADGDSYQWATFNLRLIQAINQNFALAYEGSYQYMDLKPEGYNDRQAVNGSFYKLTFAPTFKVGSIGDFFSRPEIRFYTSWMDWSKKLNNYASDDALGSDGFNSGGEWSFGVQMETWF from the coding sequence ATGTACAGAAAAAGCACACTTGCGATGCTTATCGCTTTGCTAACCAGCGCTGCCTCAGCCCATGCGCAAACGGATATAAGCACCATTGAAGCCCGACTCAACGCGCTGGAAAAACGCCTGCAGGAGGCAGAAAACAGGGCGCAAACGGCGGAAAACCGCGCCGGGGCGGCGGAGAAAAAAGTTCAGCAACTCACCGCGCAGCAGCAAAAAAACCAGAACTCGACTCAGGAAGTGGCTCAGCGTACCGCCAGACTTGAGAAAAAAGCCGATGACAAAAGCGGATTTGAGTTTCACGGTTACGCCCGCTCCGGCGTGATAATGAATGATTCCGGCGCCAGCACCAAATCCGGAGCCTACATAACGCCGGCAGGTGAAACCGGCGGAGCTATCGGCCGTCTGGGAAACCAGGCCGATACCTATGTTGAAATGAATCTTGAACATAAGCAGACCCTGGATAATGGGGCCACGACCCGCTTTAAGGTGATGGTCGCCGACGGGCAAACCTCTTATAACGACTGGACTGCAAGCACCAGCGATCTGAACGTTCGTCAGGCCTTTGTCGAATTGGGTAACCTGCCGACGTTCGCTGGGCCATTTAAGGGCTCCACCCTGTGGGCCGGGAAACGTTTCGACCGCGACAATTTCGATATTCACTGGATTGACTCTGATGTCGTGTTCCTCGCCGGTACCGGTGGTGGTATCTATGACGTGAAGTGGAACGACGGCCTGCGGAGTAATTTCTCCCTGTACGGGCGTAACTTCGGCGACATTGATGATTCCAGCAACAGCGTGCAGAACTATATCCTCACCATGAATCACTTCGCAGGTCCGCTGCAGATGATGGTCAGCGGTCTGCGGGCGAAGGATAACGACGAGCGTAAAGATAGCAACGGCAATCTGGTAAAAGGCGATGCGGCAAACACCGGCGTGCATGCGCTGCTCGGCCTGCATAACGACAGTTTCTACGGCCTGCGCGACGGTAGCAGTAAAACCGCTCTGCTTTATGGTCATGGTCTGGGCGCAGAGGTTAAAGGTATCGGATCTGATGGCGCACTTCGTCCGGGAGCCGACACATGGCGCATTGCCAGTTACGGCACCACGCCGCTCAGCGAAAACTGGTCTGTTGCCCCGGCAATGCTGGCGCAACGCAGTAAAGACCGCTATGCCGATGGCGACAGCTATCAGTGGGCAACATTCAACCTGCGTCTGATTCAGGCAATCAATCAGAATTTCGCTCTCGCCTACGAAGGCAGCTACCAGTACATGGATCTTAAACCCGAAGGTTATAACGATCGTCAGGCGGTGAACGGTAGCTTCTACAAGCTCACCTTCGCCCCGACATTTAAGGTCGGCAGTATCGGTGATTTCTTCAGTCGCCCGGAGATTCGTTTCTATACCTCCTGGATGGACTGGAGCAAAAAACTGAATAATTACGCCAGCGATGACGCCCTGGGCAGTGACGGTTTTAACTCGGGCGGCGAATGGTCTTTCGGTGTGCAGATGGAAACCTGGTTCTGA
- a CDS encoding sucrose-specific PTS transporter subunit IIBC — protein MDFEQISCSLLPLLGGKENIASAAHCATRLRLVLVDDSLADQQAIGKVEGVKGCFRNAGQMQIIFGTGVVNKVYAAFTQAAGISESSKSEAADIAAKKLNPFQRIARLLSNIFVPIIPAIVASGLLMGLLGMVKTYGWVDPGNAIYIMLDMCSSAAFIILPILIGFTAAREFGGNPYLGATLGGILTHPALTNAWGVAAGFHTMNFFGFEIAMIGYQGTVFPVLLAVWFMSIVEKQLRRAIPDALDLILTPFLTVIISGFIALLIIGPAGRALGDGISFVLSTLISHAGWLAGLLFGGLYSVIVITGIHHSFHAVEAGLLGNPSIGVNFLLPIWAMANVAQGGACLAVWFKTKDAKIKAITLPSAFSAMLGITEAAIFGINLRFVKPFIAALIGGAAGGAWVVSVHVYMTAVGLTAIPGMAIVQASSLLNYIIGMVIAFGVAFTVSLVLKYKTDAE, from the coding sequence ATGGATTTTGAACAGATTTCCTGCTCGCTGCTTCCGCTTCTTGGAGGCAAAGAAAATATCGCCAGCGCCGCGCACTGCGCCACGCGCCTGCGCCTGGTGCTGGTCGATGATTCGCTGGCCGACCAGCAGGCCATCGGCAAAGTTGAAGGGGTGAAGGGCTGTTTTCGTAATGCCGGACAGATGCAGATTATTTTCGGCACCGGGGTGGTAAATAAGGTCTACGCTGCCTTTACTCAGGCGGCGGGTATTAGCGAATCCAGCAAATCGGAAGCCGCCGACATCGCGGCAAAAAAGCTCAATCCGTTCCAGCGCATCGCCCGCCTGCTATCAAACATCTTCGTGCCGATAATCCCTGCCATCGTCGCCTCTGGTCTGCTGATGGGCCTGCTGGGAATGGTCAAAACATACGGCTGGGTTGACCCGGGCAACGCCATCTACATCATGCTGGATATGTGCAGCTCGGCGGCATTTATCATTCTGCCGATTCTGATTGGCTTTACCGCCGCCCGCGAATTCGGCGGTAATCCTTATCTCGGCGCGACGCTTGGCGGCATTCTGACTCATCCAGCGCTGACTAACGCCTGGGGCGTGGCCGCGGGTTTCCACACCATGAACTTTTTCGGCTTCGAAATTGCCATGATCGGCTATCAGGGTACGGTGTTCCCGGTACTGCTGGCAGTATGGTTTATGAGCATCGTTGAGAAGCAGTTGCGTCGCGCAATCCCCGATGCCCTGGATTTGATCCTGACGCCGTTCCTGACGGTGATTATATCCGGTTTTATAGCCCTGTTGATTATCGGCCCGGCCGGTCGCGCACTGGGCGACGGTATCTCGTTTGTCCTCAGCACCCTGATTAGCCACGCCGGCTGGCTCGCCGGGTTACTGTTTGGCGGTCTCTATTCAGTTATCGTCATTACCGGTATTCATCACAGCTTCCATGCGGTTGAAGCCGGGTTGCTGGGCAATCCCTCCATCGGCGTCAACTTCCTGCTGCCGATTTGGGCGATGGCCAACGTCGCTCAGGGCGGAGCCTGTCTGGCGGTGTGGTTCAAAACCAAAGATGCAAAAATTAAAGCCATTACTCTGCCCTCGGCGTTTTCCGCCATGCTGGGCATCACCGAGGCGGCGATTTTTGGTATTAACCTGCGCTTTGTGAAGCCATTTATTGCGGCGCTGATTGGTGGTGCGGCGGGCGGCGCATGGGTGGTATCTGTACACGTCTACATGACCGCGGTCGGCCTGACAGCGATCCCCGGCATGGCCATCGTGCAGGCCAGTTCGCTGTTGAACTACATTATCGGGATGGTTATCGCCTTTGGCGTCGCCTTTACGGTCTCCCTGGTTTTGAAATACAAAACGGACGCTGAATAA
- a CDS encoding sucrose-6-phosphate hydrolase, with translation MSLPSRLPAILQAVIQGQPRALADSHYPRWHLAPVTGLMNDPNGFVEFAGRYHLFYQWNPLACDHTFKCWAHWSSPDLLHWQHEPIALMPDEEYDRNGCYSGSAVDNNGTLTLCYTGNVKFADGGRTAWQCLARESADGTFRKIGPVLPLPEGYTGHVRDPKVWRHEDLWYMVLGAQDRQKRGKVLLFSSADLHQWTSMSEIAGHGINGLDDVGYMWECPDLFPLGDQHILICCPQGIAREEKCYLNTYPAVWMAGEFDYASGAFSHGELHELDAGFEFYAPQTMLTSDGRRLLVGWMGVPEGEEMLQPTLINGWIHQMTCLRELEFINGQLYQRPLRELSALRGEANGWSGNALPLAPMEIDLQTRGDDMLSLDFGGVLTLECDASGLRLARRSLASDEMHYRYWRGNVRSLRVFIDQSSVEIFINGGEGVMSSRYFPACSGQLTFSGITPDAFCYWPLRTCMVE, from the coding sequence ATGTCTCTTCCATCACGACTGCCTGCGATTTTGCAGGCCGTAATACAGGGCCAGCCACGTGCGCTGGCCGATAGCCACTATCCGCGCTGGCACCTTGCGCCGGTCACCGGGCTGATGAACGACCCCAACGGCTTTGTCGAATTTGCCGGACGCTATCACTTGTTTTATCAGTGGAACCCGCTCGCCTGCGATCATACGTTTAAGTGCTGGGCGCACTGGAGCTCCCCCGATCTGCTGCACTGGCAGCATGAGCCCATTGCGCTGATGCCGGACGAAGAGTATGACCGTAACGGCTGCTACTCCGGCAGCGCGGTGGATAACAACGGTACGCTTACCCTGTGCTATACCGGCAACGTGAAGTTTGCCGACGGAGGGCGAACCGCCTGGCAATGCCTGGCAAGGGAAAGCGCCGACGGCACCTTCCGCAAAATCGGCCCGGTCCTGCCGCTGCCGGAGGGCTACACCGGCCACGTGCGCGACCCAAAAGTCTGGCGACACGAAGACCTGTGGTACATGGTGCTGGGTGCGCAGGATCGGCAAAAGCGCGGCAAGGTGCTGCTGTTCAGCTCTGCGGATCTCCATCAGTGGACGAGTATGAGTGAAATCGCCGGCCACGGCATCAATGGCCTCGACGACGTCGGCTATATGTGGGAGTGTCCGGATCTTTTTCCTCTCGGCGACCAGCATATTCTAATCTGCTGTCCGCAGGGGATTGCCCGCGAGGAAAAGTGTTACCTGAACACCTACCCGGCAGTATGGATGGCGGGCGAGTTTGATTACGCTAGTGGCGCTTTCAGCCATGGCGAACTGCACGAACTGGACGCCGGCTTTGAGTTCTACGCCCCGCAAACCATGCTTACCAGTGATGGCCGTCGTCTGCTGGTCGGCTGGATGGGCGTGCCGGAGGGCGAAGAGATGCTTCAGCCGACCCTCATCAACGGCTGGATCCATCAGATGACCTGCCTGCGTGAGCTGGAGTTTATCAACGGTCAGCTCTATCAGCGTCCGCTACGGGAACTGAGCGCCCTGCGCGGTGAAGCGAACGGCTGGTCGGGGAACGCCCTGCCGCTGGCACCGATGGAAATCGATTTGCAAACCCGCGGGGACGATATGTTGAGCCTCGATTTTGGCGGCGTATTAACCCTTGAGTGCGATGCCAGCGGACTCCGCCTGGCCCGACGCAGTCTCGCCAGCGACGAGATGCATTATCGTTACTGGCGCGGAAACGTCCGCTCGCTGCGTGTTTTCATCGACCAGTCGAGCGTGGAGATTTTCATAAACGGCGGTGAAGGGGTGATGAGCAGCCGCTACTTCCCGGCCTGCTCCGGTCAGCTAACATTCTCCGGCATCACGCCGGACGCATTCTGCTACTGGCCGCTGCGAACTTGCATGGTAGAATAA
- a CDS encoding LacI family DNA-binding transcriptional regulator — MKTKRVTIKDIAEQAGVSKATASLVLNGRGKELRVAQETRERVLSIARKHHYQPSIHARSLRNNRSHTIGLVVPEITNHGFAVFAHELEMLCREAGVQLLISCTDENPGQESVVVNNMIARQVDGMIVASCMHNDADYLKLSQQLPVVLFDRCPNESALPLVMTDSITPTAELISRIAPQHSDEFWFLGGQARLSPSRDRLTGFTQGLAQAGIALRPEWVINGNYHPSSGYEMFAALCARLGRPPKALFTAACGLLEGVLRYMSQHHLLDSDIHLTSFDDHYLYDSLSLRIDTVQQDNRQLAWHCYDLISQLIEGDTPETLQRYLPATLQFRHQ, encoded by the coding sequence ATGAAAACCAAACGCGTAACCATTAAAGATATAGCCGAACAGGCTGGCGTCTCCAAAGCGACCGCCAGCTTGGTACTGAATGGTCGTGGCAAGGAGCTGCGCGTGGCGCAGGAAACGCGTGAGCGCGTACTGTCGATTGCCCGTAAGCATCACTATCAGCCAAGCATTCATGCCCGCTCGCTGCGCAACAACCGCAGCCACACCATCGGGCTGGTGGTGCCGGAGATCACCAACCACGGCTTTGCGGTCTTTGCCCATGAGCTGGAGATGCTGTGCCGCGAGGCGGGCGTCCAGCTGTTGATCTCTTGTACTGATGAAAACCCCGGTCAGGAGAGCGTGGTGGTCAATAATATGATTGCCCGCCAGGTCGACGGGATGATCGTCGCTTCCTGTATGCACAACGATGCCGACTATCTCAAACTCAGCCAACAGCTGCCAGTGGTGCTGTTTGACCGGTGCCCCAATGAAAGCGCGCTGCCGCTGGTAATGACCGATTCGATTACCCCAACGGCGGAACTGATTTCCCGCATCGCGCCTCAGCATAGCGATGAGTTCTGGTTTTTAGGCGGTCAGGCGCGTCTGTCGCCCTCCCGCGATCGTCTGACCGGGTTCACGCAGGGTTTGGCTCAGGCGGGTATTGCCCTGCGCCCGGAATGGGTGATCAACGGCAATTACCATCCCAGCTCCGGCTATGAGATGTTTGCCGCACTCTGCGCGCGCCTTGGGCGGCCGCCTAAGGCGCTATTCACCGCCGCCTGCGGGCTGCTCGAAGGGGTTCTGCGCTATATGAGCCAGCACCATTTACTCGACTCCGATATTCATCTGACGAGCTTTGACGATCACTATCTTTATGATTCGCTGTCGCTGCGTATCGACACTGTCCAGCAGGATAATCGCCAGCTGGCCTGGCACTGCTACGATCTGATAAGCCAGCTGATCGAGGGCGATACGCCCGAAACGCTACAACGCTACCTGCCCGCAACGCTGCAGTTTCGGCATCAGTAA
- a CDS encoding LysR family transcriptional regulator, with product MKIDLNLLPVFIAVAEERNFTIAAARLGVTRSAVSQGIRRLEDTFGTMLVMRTTRSVNLTEAGERLRTSLSLSLSSIDAAFEDIASDSTPRGLLRIAVTSIAEEFLSGPLIASFAAANPAVTIDIVVIDEEFDIVAAGYDAGVRLGDVIEKDMIAVPLTEKQREMVVASPSYLTACSAPLHPRELVHHQCIGWRPSPDVAPYRWEFEENGRAFDVAVEPRITTNDLRLMLRLALAGGGITFAPEETFRPYIENGQLVSMLDDFLPHFPGFYLYFPQRRNIAPKLRALIEHVRQWQQPYA from the coding sequence ATGAAAATTGATCTCAATCTTTTACCTGTTTTTATCGCGGTTGCTGAAGAGCGTAATTTCACCATAGCCGCAGCCCGGCTGGGGGTTACGCGCTCGGCGGTTAGTCAGGGAATACGGCGGCTTGAGGATACTTTCGGCACAATGCTGGTAATGCGGACAACACGTTCAGTAAACCTGACTGAAGCGGGAGAACGACTGCGTACATCCCTGTCATTATCTTTATCCAGCATTGACGCTGCGTTCGAAGATATTGCATCCGACAGCACGCCACGTGGACTTCTGAGGATCGCGGTGACCTCCATAGCTGAAGAGTTTCTTTCAGGTCCGCTGATCGCCTCGTTTGCGGCTGCTAATCCAGCCGTGACGATCGATATTGTCGTGATAGATGAGGAATTTGATATTGTGGCCGCTGGTTATGATGCTGGCGTAAGGCTCGGAGATGTGATCGAGAAGGATATGATTGCCGTCCCGCTTACAGAAAAGCAACGTGAAATGGTGGTTGCGTCCCCATCCTATCTCACTGCTTGTAGCGCCCCTCTTCATCCGCGTGAGCTTGTACATCATCAGTGTATCGGCTGGCGTCCTTCCCCGGATGTTGCTCCTTATCGCTGGGAATTTGAGGAGAACGGGAGAGCTTTCGACGTGGCGGTAGAACCGCGAATAACAACTAATGACCTGCGTCTCATGCTGAGGCTGGCTCTTGCCGGTGGAGGTATAACATTTGCCCCTGAGGAAACATTCAGGCCGTATATTGAAAATGGTCAACTTGTTTCAATGCTTGATGATTTTCTTCCCCATTTTCCTGGCTTTTATCTGTACTTTCCTCAACGCCGGAATATAGCGCCAAAACTACGCGCCCTAATCGAACATGTCAGGCAATGGCAGCAACCGTATGCTTAA
- a CDS encoding BCCT family transporter yields the protein MSENETPIKKSENHINKPVFFTSALLIFLLVAFAAAFPDLADKNFKLLQNQIFTNASWFYILAVALILLSVTFLGLSRYGDIKLGPDHAQPDFSYHSWFAMLFSAGMGIGLMFFGVAEPVMHYLSPPVGTPETVEAAKQAMRLTFFHWGLHAWAIYAIVALILAFFSYRHGLPLTLRSALYPIIGDRIYGPIGHAVDIFAVIGTVFGVATSLGYGVLQVNAGLNHLFGVPISETVQVILIVVITGLATISVVSGLDKGIRILSEINLSLALLLLVLVLLLGPTVLLLKSFVENTGGYLSEMVSKTFNLYAYEPKSSNWLGGWTLLYWGWWLSWSPFVGMFIARVSRGRTIREFVTGVLFVPAGFTLLWMTVFGNSAIYLIMQKGATDLANTVQQDVALALFNFLEHFPFSSILSFIAMAMVIVFFVTSADSGAMVVDTLASGGSSNTPVWQRIFWAALMGLVAIALLIAGGLSALQTVTIASALPFSVILLISIYGLLKALRRDITKRDSQNMTTIAPTAARNPIPWQRRLRNIAHLPKRSLVKRFMDDVIQPAMTMVQDELNKQSTVSHINNSGEDRIRFEVDLGNELNFIYEVRLRGYVAPTFAISGLDNEEQQAEQHKYYRAEIYLKEGGQDYDVMGWNQEQIINDILDQYEKHLHFLHLVR from the coding sequence ATGAGTGAGAATGAAACCCCAATAAAAAAGTCTGAAAACCATATTAACAAGCCGGTGTTTTTCACCTCGGCGTTGTTAATATTTCTTCTTGTCGCCTTTGCCGCGGCTTTCCCCGATCTGGCCGATAAAAACTTCAAACTTCTGCAGAATCAAATCTTCACCAACGCCAGCTGGTTTTACATTCTGGCCGTAGCGCTGATCCTCCTGAGCGTGACGTTCCTCGGGCTGTCGCGCTACGGCGATATTAAACTTGGGCCCGACCACGCCCAACCTGATTTCAGCTATCACTCCTGGTTCGCAATGCTGTTTTCCGCCGGGATGGGGATCGGCCTAATGTTCTTCGGGGTGGCAGAACCGGTGATGCATTACCTCTCTCCGCCGGTTGGTACCCCGGAAACGGTCGAAGCCGCCAAGCAGGCCATGCGCCTGACCTTCTTCCACTGGGGACTCCATGCATGGGCGATTTACGCGATAGTGGCGTTGATACTGGCCTTCTTTAGCTATCGTCACGGCTTGCCACTGACTCTGCGTTCGGCGCTGTATCCGATTATCGGGGATCGCATTTACGGACCGATTGGCCATGCGGTCGATATCTTTGCGGTTATCGGCACCGTGTTTGGCGTGGCCACCTCCCTCGGTTATGGCGTGCTGCAGGTTAACGCCGGGCTTAATCATCTCTTCGGCGTGCCAATTAGTGAAACGGTGCAGGTGATCCTGATCGTGGTCATCACTGGCCTGGCAACGATTTCGGTGGTGTCGGGACTGGATAAGGGCATTCGTATTCTGTCCGAGATCAACCTGAGCCTGGCGCTGCTGCTGCTGGTGCTGGTGCTGTTGCTGGGACCTACGGTTCTGCTGTTGAAATCGTTCGTTGAGAACACTGGCGGTTATCTGTCCGAAATGGTCAGTAAAACCTTTAATTTGTATGCCTACGAGCCTAAATCGAGCAACTGGCTAGGTGGCTGGACGCTGCTGTACTGGGGCTGGTGGCTCTCCTGGTCGCCGTTTGTCGGCATGTTTATCGCCCGCGTCTCGCGCGGCAGAACCATCCGCGAATTTGTGACCGGCGTGCTCTTCGTCCCGGCGGGTTTCACCCTGTTATGGATGACCGTCTTCGGAAACAGCGCGATTTATCTGATCATGCAGAAAGGGGCGACGGACCTCGCCAATACCGTCCAGCAGGATGTGGCCCTGGCGCTGTTTAATTTCCTTGAGCACTTCCCGTTCTCAAGCATTTTGTCGTTCATCGCCATGGCGATGGTCATCGTATTTTTTGTCACCTCGGCAGATTCCGGAGCGATGGTGGTGGATACCCTGGCCTCCGGGGGCTCCAGCAATACGCCCGTCTGGCAGCGTATTTTCTGGGCTGCACTGATGGGGCTGGTCGCCATTGCGTTGCTGATTGCGGGCGGCCTTAGCGCCTTGCAGACGGTGACCATTGCCAGCGCCCTGCCGTTCTCGGTGATTTTGTTGATATCGATATACGGATTGCTGAAAGCATTGCGACGGGACATCACCAAGCGCGACAGCCAGAATATGACCACCATTGCACCTACCGCTGCGCGTAATCCTATTCCGTGGCAGCGCAGACTGCGCAATATCGCCCATCTGCCAAAACGTTCGTTGGTTAAACGTTTTATGGATGATGTCATTCAGCCTGCCATGACAATGGTTCAGGATGAGTTGAACAAACAGAGCACCGTAAGCCATATCAACAACAGTGGCGAAGACCGTATTCGCTTCGAAGTGGATTTAGGCAATGAGCTTAACTTCATCTACGAAGTCAGACTCCGCGGTTATGTTGCTCCTACCTTTGCGATCTCCGGGCTGGATAATGAGGAGCAGCAGGCAGAACAGCATAAATACTATCGGGCTGAAATCTACCTGAAAGAAGGCGGTCAGGATTACGATGTGATGGGCTGGAATCAGGAACAGATTATCAACGATATTCTCGACCAGTATGAAAAGCATCTTCACTTCTTACATTTGGTTCGCTAA
- a CDS encoding tyrosine-type recombinase/integrase — MSLMPDDEQERNLLAAAIPLDETFLPALSGNNVPVNPARAYLLSLNSQRSRQTMASFLGIVAKMLGAGSADTCNWGSIRRYHVMVITELLRDTGRGMATINTYLSALKGVAKEAWMLRLMDVESFQHIRAVPNLRGSRLPSGRALPPEEIRALFAVCEADRSCLGPRDAAMLAVILGCGLRRSEAVGLDLRDVVTHNRALRVLGKGNKERLAYVPAGAWQRLQIWIDEVRGETPGPLFTRIRRFGDVTLNRLTDQAVYHILQVRQGQAGIGKCSPHDLRRTFATAMLDNGEDLITVKDAMGHASVTTTQQYDRRGEQRLRDARDRLNLVK; from the coding sequence ATGAGCCTGATGCCTGATGACGAACAGGAACGTAATCTTCTGGCAGCAGCGATCCCGCTGGATGAGACATTTCTGCCGGCGCTGTCCGGCAATAACGTTCCGGTAAATCCGGCCCGGGCTTACCTATTGTCCCTTAATTCCCAACGTAGCCGGCAGACCATGGCTTCGTTCCTCGGGATTGTCGCCAAAATGCTTGGTGCCGGTAGCGCTGACACCTGCAACTGGGGCAGCATTCGCCGGTATCACGTCATGGTAATCACCGAGTTACTGCGCGATACTGGCCGGGGGATGGCAACTATTAACACCTATCTGTCGGCTCTTAAGGGCGTAGCGAAGGAAGCCTGGATGCTCCGCCTGATGGACGTTGAGAGCTTCCAGCACATCCGGGCGGTACCGAACCTGCGTGGCAGCCGGCTGCCAAGCGGTCGGGCCCTGCCGCCGGAGGAGATCCGCGCGTTGTTTGCCGTGTGTGAGGCCGATCGCAGCTGCCTCGGGCCGAGGGACGCGGCGATGCTGGCGGTTATCCTGGGATGTGGCCTGCGGCGGTCCGAGGCCGTGGGCCTAGATTTACGTGACGTTGTCACGCACAATCGGGCGCTACGGGTGCTGGGGAAGGGGAACAAGGAGCGTCTGGCCTACGTCCCGGCCGGGGCCTGGCAGCGGCTGCAGATCTGGATCGATGAGGTCCGGGGCGAAACCCCGGGGCCGCTGTTCACGCGGATCCGCCGCTTCGGGGATGTGACACTGAACCGGCTCACCGACCAGGCGGTGTACCATATCCTGCAGGTGCGTCAGGGGCAGGCCGGGATCGGTAAGTGCTCGCCACATGACCTGCGCAGGACCTTCGCAACTGCCATGCTGGATAACGGTGAGGACTTAATTACGGTTAAAGATGCGATGGGTCACGCCAGCGTTACGACCACCCAACAGTACGATCGTCGCGGAGAACAGCGTCTTCGAGATGCCCGCGATAGGCTCAATCTTGTCAAATGA